The nucleotide sequence CCAATTACCGGGAAGCAACCGGCAAGAACATTTGGGTCCTTTTCCCTGGTCCTGTAGATCAAAGCGAGCTTGACCGCGGCGTACGCTATATCAGCGTTGCCCAATCCCTGCAAGCGACGGTGCTGGGAGAGAACATTTCCTATGAATTCAAGCCTTAAACTTCCGGTTCCATCCCACCCCCTTCGCTCATAATCTAATGCCATTGTAAGAAGAAATAAGCCTTTTCGGCTTATTTCTTTGCTCATGAAAGATATCCTGGCTAAGTCTAATTATTCTTCCTTCTCTGCTTATGCTTTTTCTCTACATCTTTGAGCCTCTTATCATCCATGCCCTATCTTCCCCTTGAACAACCTATGCAAAGCAGCACCTACAATAGCTCCTCCACTATCGAGAAGCACATCTTCAATCTGACCGCTGCGCCCCGGGACAAAGAGCTGATGCACTTCATCACTGACAGCATAGAGCACACAGATTCCTAAAGCTATAGCAATTTGCCGCACTCCTTTAACGCTGCACTGCCTTAAGGCATTCATGGTCAAAACGCTAAGAACTAAATAGGTCAAGAAATGAGCAGATTTCCTTACAATAAAATTTGACTGGATATAATCCATATTCAACCCTGGCAAGGCCTTAGCAACAGCGCTAAAAAGCCTTTCAGCGATGCCTTGGCTCAGTTCATCGGATTGAGCTGCTGCTTGAGCCGACAGATAAAAGATTATACCCATCCAAAGCAAGACTGCCGCCCATGATATTATAAAAATTAAGCTGTTTTTCTCTTTTCTATCCTGCATCTGACTCTATCTCCCATATTATTCCCCATATCCACGGAGATGTTTTTGATGCCGTAATCAAAACCCAACCACCTAAGCGGCTGGGTGATCTTTGTACGAGCATTGGAACGCTGTTATAGCCCTTTTTAGGGTAACTCATTTAGGGTGCTTTAGCAAGGGAGCGCTGTTGATTGAATCATATGACTGCCACTATATTTGCCCATTAAATATGTCGATTCTTTGAAGGATTTAACTTTTTAACGTAGAACATACACTGTATCGTGTAATTTTTGAACCAAAGGCCATACCTTTGTTCGATAAAAATCAAACTACAGTGGAGGGATTAACTGCAACAACATAACACTGCCATTAAAACTATGAATAAACATCAACCCAAGGAGGATTTTTATGAAGAAAAAATATTCACTTTCCTTAATATGCTTTTTACTTATTTTTTCACTACTATCCATAAGTATTCCAGTATCGGCAAATACTACGTCAACATCCGTAAGCCTGGATAAAAGCACGATCGTGCTTACCGTTGGTCAAACTGATACCTTAACTGCAACCATCCTCCCCGCAGGTTCCCCTAGTCAAAATCTCACTTGGATCTCTTCCAATCCCAATGTAGTCAACGTATTTAACGGATTACTGATGGGTCTCAATGAAGGAACGGCTTATATTACCGTTATGAATCCTTATGCTAGCAGCAACTACGCATCATGTTTTGTTATCGTCAAAAAGCCTGATTCAGAAATGACAATCAATAAAACCAATCTTGTTCTTCCCGTCGGTTCTACAGAGACCCTGACCGTCAATATTTCACCCAGTCAAGCCGTCGATTGGAACTCTTCAAATCCCGAGATCGTTCGCGTGTTCAATGGTGTATTGATGGCTCAAAAAGTTGGCACAGCAGTGATCACCGCGACAGCTGCCGACGGTTCAAAAAGTGTAACATGCACTGTAACTGTTAAGGATGCCAAGGCCACTATTACATTAAACAAAAGCACTGCTACCTTAGGCGTTGGCAAAACCACGACCCTAACCGCAAATGTGTCACCGGCCCTCCCCTCCAATGTTTATTTAATGTGGCAATCTTCAAATCCCGGGATCGTGTCCGTATCCGGAGGGGTGATCACAGGGGGAGCTTTAGGAAGTGCCGTCATTACAGCCATTGCCTCTGATGGCTCCGGCAGTGCCACATGTAATGTTAATGTGACTGCAACCGGTATCAATACCATCAGACTGGGCGGAGCAAACAGATATGAAACTTCCGTCCAAATCTCCAAAAACGGCTGGCCCGACGGCTCAACATATGCTGTTCTGGCAACTGGGAATAATTATCCGGATGCCTTAAGTGCCGCTCCATTAGCTCAAAAGTATGACGCTCCCATCTTACTTACCGATAAAACACTTCCTCAGGTTACCATAAATGAACTCACACGTTTAAAACCAGCTCAAGTATTCATCTGTGGCGGCACCGGTGCTATTTCCAAGACGATTGAAAACCAACTCAATGGTATGGGCATCATCACTGAAAGACTTGAAGGCAAAGATCGGTATGAAACCTCGATCGCCATAGCTAAAAAAATAGGTGTTACATCAGGGGAGTTAATCGTTGTCAACGGCTACGAATGGTCCGATGCCTTATCAGTCTCGCCTATTGCCGCTAAAAAAGGTATCCCCATCGTATTAACCGATAAAGGCAGCATTCCTGATTCTGTAAAATCATTTGTAAACTCCAGTAATTTCAGTAAGACTTATCTCTTAGGCGGCACGGATCTGATCGGCAATCAGGTTAAAAATGTACTTCCTAATGCAGAACGAATCATCGGCAGCAACAAATTTGAAAGAAATATCAATATCCTCAAAGAATTTGAAGATGATCTTGATTTGTCAAAAATATGCATAGCTACAGGAGCTGATTTCCCCGATGCACTTTCCGGTTCAGCTCTGGCGGCAAAATTGTCTTCCGCCATAGTATTGTTGGATAATAATAGCCTGAAGTCTGTAACCAGCCAATACTCAGCTGACTCGCTTATCCAAACCGATGATGTTTACGTGTTTGGACTCCAGGCT is from Desulfitobacterium chlororespirans DSM 11544 and encodes:
- a CDS encoding VanZ family protein, whose amino-acid sequence is MQDRKEKNSLIFIISWAAVLLWMGIIFYLSAQAAAQSDELSQGIAERLFSAVAKALPGLNMDYIQSNFIVRKSAHFLTYLVLSVLTMNALRQCSVKGVRQIAIALGICVLYAVSDEVHQLFVPGRSGQIEDVLLDSGGAIVGAALHRLFKGKIGHG
- a CDS encoding cell wall-binding repeat-containing protein, translated to MKKKYSLSLICFLLIFSLLSISIPVSANTTSTSVSLDKSTIVLTVGQTDTLTATILPAGSPSQNLTWISSNPNVVNVFNGLLMGLNEGTAYITVMNPYASSNYASCFVIVKKPDSEMTINKTNLVLPVGSTETLTVNISPSQAVDWNSSNPEIVRVFNGVLMAQKVGTAVITATAADGSKSVTCTVTVKDAKATITLNKSTATLGVGKTTTLTANVSPALPSNVYLMWQSSNPGIVSVSGGVITGGALGSAVITAIASDGSGSATCNVNVTATGINTIRLGGANRYETSVQISKNGWPDGSTYAVLATGNNYPDALSAAPLAQKYDAPILLTDKTLPQVTINELTRLKPAQVFICGGTGAISKTIENQLNGMGIITERLEGKDRYETSIAIAKKIGVTSGELIVVNGYEWSDALSVSPIAAKKGIPIVLTDKGSIPDSVKSFVNSSNFSKTYLLGGTDLIGNQVKNVLPNAERIIGSNKFERNINILKEFEDDLDLSKICIATGADFPDALSGSALAAKLSSAIVLLDNNSLKSVTSQYSADSLIQTDDVYVFGLQAVVSDNVINKLFTK